A region of Marinifilum sp. JC120 DNA encodes the following proteins:
- a CDS encoding efflux RND transporter permease subunit, with amino-acid sequence MDFVKFSIEKPVSVLVGVILLVLFGGLALSGLPYQLSPSVTEPEITVVTSWTGATPYEIERDIIEEQEKVLKGVTGLLEMESECFDSFGRISLRFKIGTDIDDALLRVSNKLNEVKKYPSDSDRPVISATGASASPVIWMILRTLPENKHHINEFATYFEDEVRQYLERVDGVADLFIGGGTEKEMHIIIAPEKLAAYNLTIDKVTQVLKSENANVSAGNLGVGRRDYRIRTTSEFKSPEEIESVVITSSGQQRVTIADVGRVVSGFEKSTVAMLHNGIPGIAVGVKPEPGSNVLEVTKNVRTVVEELNAGVLAKEGVFLDWVYDQAPYINGAIDLVKQNIIIGGVLAVIVLLIFLQSLSATVIVAIAIPISVVGSFIVFGGLGRTLNIVSMSGISFAVGMLVDNAIVVLENIDRHRGMGKSPYKAAYDGASEVWGAVLASTLTTVAVFLPVVFIEEEAGQLFKDIAIAVTCAISLSLFVSISVIPMLAKQFYSFSKRTKKVKKNILTGIGAKFSDGIMGLLSLAIRNWATRLSTVAILVAASALLVISFFPKMEYLPQGNRNLVLSILIPPPGLSFEERDSIGEYIAAQTKPYMEAEKDGFPQVESLFYVSAPDINLFGAISKDEDRPAAMIPLFNRIMNSIPGMFGVSIQASIFETGLGKGRMVAVDFSGPELPKLMAAAGTMFGMARQAIPGGQVRPIPSLEMLYPEVRIVPDRDRLRAAGMTSQEIGEALDVLMDGRKIGDFKEEGKKKIDLKLMASENRVGTPEDLYESLVATPQGWAVPVSSLSNLERTYGITQIRHLERQRTVTLQITPPKSMPLEQAMDIVQNELIPKVKEMGLMDGVNVRMSGAADKLTQTREAMQWNFLLAVVITYLLMAALFGNFIYPVIILLTVPLAGAGGFLGLKLENLFIAPQPLDVLTMLGFVILIGVVVNNAILIVHQSLNNVRNEGMEHREAVLEATRSRLRPIYMSATTSIFGMLPLAIAPGPGSELYRGLGAVVLGGLALSTVFTVFMIPALLMFFIKMEKVGGKVEV; translated from the coding sequence ATGGATTTTGTTAAATTTTCAATTGAAAAACCTGTTTCGGTGCTGGTGGGAGTTATCCTGTTGGTTCTGTTCGGCGGTCTGGCCCTTTCCGGTCTGCCGTATCAGCTTTCACCGTCAGTGACCGAACCGGAAATTACAGTTGTAACCTCGTGGACTGGGGCAACCCCCTATGAAATTGAGCGTGACATCATTGAGGAGCAGGAAAAAGTACTCAAAGGTGTCACTGGACTGCTGGAAATGGAGTCCGAATGCTTTGACAGCTTTGGCCGGATTTCCCTGCGTTTCAAGATCGGAACCGACATCGATGATGCACTGCTCAGGGTTTCCAACAAGTTAAACGAGGTTAAGAAATATCCCTCGGATTCAGACCGTCCGGTTATTTCTGCCACAGGTGCTTCGGCTTCCCCGGTAATCTGGATGATCCTGCGGACCCTGCCTGAGAATAAGCATCATATTAATGAATTTGCTACTTACTTTGAAGATGAAGTGCGTCAGTATCTTGAGCGCGTGGACGGTGTCGCGGACCTGTTCATCGGCGGCGGTACTGAAAAGGAAATGCACATCATTATTGCGCCGGAAAAGCTGGCCGCCTACAACCTGACCATCGACAAGGTCACGCAGGTTCTTAAAAGCGAGAACGCCAACGTTTCCGCCGGTAACCTCGGCGTGGGGCGTCGTGATTACCGTATCCGCACCACTTCGGAGTTCAAAAGTCCTGAAGAGATCGAGAGTGTTGTAATTACTTCCTCCGGTCAGCAAAGGGTAACCATTGCTGATGTCGGCAGGGTTGTCTCCGGGTTTGAGAAGAGTACTGTGGCGATGCTTCACAACGGTATTCCCGGCATAGCAGTCGGGGTTAAGCCGGAGCCCGGTTCCAATGTTCTGGAAGTGACTAAGAACGTACGTACGGTTGTGGAAGAACTTAATGCCGGAGTCCTTGCCAAGGAAGGTGTTTTTCTTGACTGGGTTTACGATCAGGCCCCGTACATCAACGGTGCAATTGATCTCGTAAAGCAGAACATCATTATCGGTGGTGTGCTGGCGGTTATCGTGCTGCTCATCTTTTTGCAGTCCCTTTCCGCAACTGTCATCGTCGCTATTGCTATTCCAATTTCCGTGGTCGGTTCATTTATTGTTTTCGGCGGCTTGGGCAGGACGCTTAACATCGTCAGTATGTCGGGGATTTCTTTTGCGGTCGGTATGCTGGTGGACAACGCTATTGTTGTTCTCGAAAATATTGACCGTCACCGTGGCATGGGCAAGTCGCCATATAAGGCTGCTTATGACGGGGCCAGTGAGGTCTGGGGCGCGGTTCTGGCTTCGACCCTGACGACAGTTGCAGTCTTCCTTCCGGTTGTATTTATCGAAGAGGAAGCAGGTCAGTTGTTTAAGGATATCGCCATTGCGGTTACCTGCGCTATCTCGCTTTCCCTGTTTGTGTCCATTTCAGTTATTCCCATGCTGGCTAAGCAGTTTTACTCATTTTCCAAGCGCACGAAGAAAGTTAAAAAGAACATTTTGACCGGAATCGGGGCTAAATTTTCTGATGGAATTATGGGGCTGCTCAGCCTCGCTATCCGTAACTGGGCCACAAGGCTCTCCACCGTCGCCATCCTCGTAGCGGCCTCAGCTTTGCTGGTAATTTCATTTTTTCCGAAAATGGAATACCTGCCGCAGGGTAACAGGAACCTGGTCCTGTCCATCCTCATCCCGCCGCCGGGGCTTTCATTTGAAGAACGCGATTCAATCGGCGAATATATTGCTGCTCAGACCAAGCCGTATATGGAAGCGGAAAAGGACGGATTCCCACAGGTTGAGAGTTTGTTCTACGTCTCTGCCCCGGATATTAACCTCTTCGGTGCCATTTCTAAGGACGAGGATCGCCCAGCGGCTATGATTCCGCTTTTTAACCGCATCATGAACTCAATTCCGGGCATGTTCGGGGTTAGTATTCAGGCTTCCATTTTTGAAACAGGTTTAGGTAAAGGGCGTATGGTCGCTGTTGATTTCAGCGGACCGGAACTACCTAAACTTATGGCTGCTGCCGGAACCATGTTCGGCATGGCGCGGCAGGCTATTCCCGGCGGGCAGGTTCGTCCCATCCCGTCACTTGAAATGCTTTACCCTGAAGTGCGTATCGTGCCGGACCGTGACCGTCTGCGCGCGGCAGGCATGACCAGTCAGGAAATAGGTGAGGCACTTGATGTGCTTATGGATGGCCGTAAGATCGGTGATTTTAAAGAAGAAGGTAAAAAGAAGATTGACCTGAAGCTCATGGCCTCGGAAAATCGGGTCGGTACCCCGGAAGACCTCTACGAATCCCTTGTGGCAACCCCGCAAGGCTGGGCGGTCCCGGTATCTTCCCTTTCCAATTTGGAGCGGACCTACGGTATTACCCAGATCCGCCATCTTGAGCGGCAGAGGACCGTGACTTTGCAGATCACTCCGCCCAAGAGTATGCCTCTTGAGCAGGCTATGGATATTGTCCAGAACGAGCTTATTCCCAAGGTTAAGGAAATGGGGCTCATGGACGGCGTAAACGTGCGTATGTCCGGTGCGGCTGATAAGCTGACTCAGACTCGTGAGGCCATGCAGTGGAACTTCCTGCTGGCGGTGGTCATTACCTACCTGCTCATGGCGGCCCTGTTTGGTAACTTCATTTACCCGGTCATCATTTTGCTGACCGTGCCTCTTGCGGGCGCAGGCGGTTTCCTCGGCCTGAAGCTGGAGAACCTGTTCATCGCTCCGCAGCCGCTGGATGTGTTGACCATGCTCGGGTTCGTTATCTTGATCGGGGTTGTTGTTAACAACGCGATTCTTATCGTGCACCAGTCCCTGAACAACGTTCGTAACGAGGGCATGGAGCACCGCGAGGCCGTGCTTGAAGCAACCCGCTCAAGACTACGCCCAATCTACATGTCAGCCACAACATCCATCTTCGGTATGCTCCCGCTGGCAATCGCACCCGGTCCCGGTTCCGAACTGTATCGCGGACTCGGAGCGGTAGTACTCGGCGGTCTGGCCTTGTCCACTGTATTCACCGTGTTCATGATCCCGGCCCTGCTCATGTTCTTCATCAAGATGGAGAAGGTCGGCGGGAAGGTTGAAGTATAG
- a CDS encoding NADP-dependent isocitrate dehydrogenase, with protein MSTKKVYFIEGDGIGPEVWGAARPVIDAALEKAYSGAKKIEWAELLAGEKAYEATGEYLPQETLDTLAKAELAIKGPLQTPVGKGIRSLNVTLRQVFDLYACIRPIRYFEGIESPVKRPDLVDIVVFRENTEDVYAGIEWSSASPEAKRVIDFLVDEMGAKIDPTAGIGIKPITPAGSKRLVRRAIDYAIDQNRESVTLVHKGNIMKFTEGGFRQWGYDLAEEDYAGQVVKEGEDAAGKVVINDRIADAMFQELLMRPQQYSVVATTNLNGDYLSDALAAQVGGLGLAPGVNMGDKLAIYEATHGTAPTIAGKDLANPGSILLSGAMLLENNDMGEAAVLIKNAVEKSLAAKRVTVDLASQISGAEQVGCKEFGEIILANL; from the coding sequence TTGTCTACAAAAAAAGTATACTTCATTGAAGGTGACGGTATCGGCCCGGAAGTTTGGGGTGCCGCCCGTCCTGTAATTGATGCCGCACTTGAAAAAGCCTACTCCGGTGCAAAGAAAATTGAATGGGCTGAACTCCTTGCCGGTGAAAAAGCATATGAAGCCACCGGAGAATATCTCCCGCAGGAAACTCTCGACACTCTCGCCAAAGCGGAACTGGCTATCAAAGGTCCCTTGCAGACTCCGGTAGGCAAAGGAATCCGTTCCCTCAACGTAACCTTGAGACAGGTTTTTGATCTCTATGCCTGCATTCGTCCCATTCGCTATTTTGAAGGGATAGAATCTCCGGTCAAGCGTCCCGATCTGGTGGACATAGTGGTTTTCCGTGAAAACACCGAAGACGTTTATGCCGGTATCGAGTGGAGCTCTGCTTCTCCCGAAGCTAAAAGGGTAATTGATTTTCTGGTTGATGAAATGGGTGCCAAAATTGATCCCACTGCCGGGATCGGCATCAAGCCCATCACTCCCGCAGGTTCCAAACGTCTGGTGCGCCGGGCCATTGATTACGCTATTGACCAGAATCGCGAATCCGTGACTCTGGTACACAAAGGCAATATCATGAAATTTACCGAGGGCGGTTTCCGTCAGTGGGGCTACGATCTCGCTGAGGAAGATTATGCCGGGCAGGTTGTCAAAGAGGGCGAAGATGCAGCTGGAAAGGTTGTCATCAATGACCGCATTGCCGACGCCATGTTTCAGGAGTTGCTCATGCGTCCCCAGCAGTACAGCGTGGTAGCGACCACCAACCTAAACGGGGATTATCTCTCTGATGCGCTTGCCGCACAGGTTGGCGGACTTGGACTTGCCCCGGGCGTAAACATGGGTGACAAGCTTGCCATTTATGAAGCAACCCATGGAACAGCACCGACTATCGCCGGTAAAGACCTTGCAAACCCCGGAAGTATTCTGCTTTCCGGTGCTATGCTGCTGGAAAATAACGATATGGGCGAAGCCGCGGTTCTGATTAAGAATGCGGTTGAAAAATCTCTGGCGGCCAAAAGAGTTACTGTGGATCTGGCAAGCCAGATCAGCGGAGCCGAACAGGTCGGTTGTAAAGAGTTCGGTGAGATTATTCTCGCCAATCTGTAG
- a CDS encoding efflux RND transporter periplasmic adaptor subunit has product MHQIIFFLIFVLSACPAFAAEKKAPQMPPANVVTSKSFAGQVAPESSYIGTVYFSETSDVASEVSGKIVRVDVEEGDIVRRGEVLIRLSSDLLNTEIRAAKAAYAESKANYDLAKRDSQRITKLFKGGSVHEGEYDSKRFKAIAMESELASSQAKLRRLQIQLSKKTIRAPFDGIVLKRTVYLGEWLSVGADVVKLGMNTSYDVVVNVPQDVAQVVKPGLVVSITAGGNEYKGEVFAVIQSGDVASRTFPVKIRINGKKRFAQGMEARVSLPNGIASETVVVPRDAVITLRGTTMVIAAVDGKAQPFPVQVIGFKGMNAGVRGKGLKAGMDIVTKGNERLRPGQSVVIDNK; this is encoded by the coding sequence ATGCACCAGATAATATTTTTTTTGATTTTCGTACTTTCTGCCTGCCCAGCATTCGCTGCTGAGAAAAAGGCGCCTCAGATGCCGCCAGCAAATGTGGTTACCTCCAAGTCTTTTGCCGGACAGGTTGCACCTGAGTCTTCCTATATTGGTACTGTGTACTTTTCCGAAACATCCGATGTTGCATCCGAAGTAAGCGGCAAAATCGTCAGGGTAGATGTGGAGGAAGGGGACATTGTCAGGAGGGGCGAGGTGTTGATCAGACTCAGCTCCGACCTGCTTAATACTGAGATTCGTGCTGCTAAAGCTGCCTATGCTGAGTCCAAGGCTAATTATGATCTTGCCAAGCGCGATTCGCAGCGCATCACCAAACTTTTTAAAGGCGGCTCCGTTCACGAAGGGGAGTACGATTCCAAGCGGTTCAAAGCTATTGCTATGGAAAGCGAACTTGCCTCATCGCAGGCTAAGCTCCGTCGTTTGCAGATTCAGCTTTCTAAAAAAACGATTCGTGCCCCTTTTGACGGTATTGTGCTTAAGCGCACAGTTTACCTCGGTGAATGGCTTTCAGTGGGTGCCGATGTGGTCAAGCTGGGTATGAACACCAGTTACGATGTTGTGGTCAACGTACCGCAGGATGTTGCCCAAGTGGTCAAGCCCGGTCTTGTCGTCAGTATTACTGCCGGTGGGAATGAGTATAAGGGCGAAGTCTTTGCGGTTATTCAGAGTGGTGATGTTGCCAGCCGAACTTTTCCGGTAAAAATCAGGATTAACGGCAAAAAACGTTTTGCCCAAGGTATGGAAGCGCGTGTTTCCCTGCCCAACGGCATCGCAAGCGAGACGGTTGTTGTTCCCCGTGATGCGGTCATCACCCTACGTGGAACCACCATGGTCATTGCAGCTGTCGACGGTAAGGCTCAGCCCTTCCCGGTGCAGGTTATCGGCTTTAAAGGAATGAATGCCGGAGTGCGTGGCAAGGGTCTCAAGGCCGGAATGGACATAGTTACCAAAGGTAACGAAAGACTCAGGCCCGGTCAGTCCGTGGTCATCGATAATAAATAG
- a CDS encoding flagellin, with the protein MSLVINHNLMAMNASRNLQESYGNLGVSTRRLSSGLRVGTAADDAAGLAIRELMRADVKSLNQGIRNANDAISMIQTADGALGVIDEKLIRMKELATQASTGTYNSDQRLIIDSEYQAMASEITRIANATDFNGIHLLNGNISGAHDGSGTRSTGKVKVHFGTANDSAEDYYYVSIGTSTASALGVGLAAGNSISTQQMAQESLDKLNNAIISKDKIRANLGALQNRLENTITNLSIQAENVQAAESRISDVDVATEMTEFTRNQILTQAAVAMLSQANGMPRMAMQLIGG; encoded by the coding sequence TCACAACTTGATGGCCATGAATGCTAGCCGTAACTTGCAGGAATCATATGGTAACCTCGGTGTTTCAACCCGTCGCCTGTCTTCAGGTCTTCGTGTTGGAACCGCAGCTGATGATGCCGCAGGTCTGGCAATTCGCGAACTCATGCGTGCGGATGTTAAGTCCCTGAATCAGGGTATCCGTAATGCTAACGACGCCATCTCCATGATCCAGACTGCTGATGGAGCTCTCGGTGTTATCGATGAAAAGCTCATCCGTATGAAGGAACTTGCAACTCAGGCCTCAACCGGTACTTATAACTCTGACCAGCGTCTTATTATTGACTCTGAATATCAGGCAATGGCTTCAGAAATTACCCGTATCGCGAATGCTACTGACTTCAACGGAATCCACCTGTTGAACGGTAATATCTCAGGGGCTCATGATGGTTCTGGCACAAGGTCAACCGGTAAGGTCAAGGTTCACTTTGGTACCGCTAACGACAGTGCTGAGGATTATTATTACGTCTCAATCGGTACCTCCACAGCTTCCGCGCTTGGTGTTGGCCTTGCCGCAGGCAACTCCATCTCCACGCAGCAGATGGCTCAGGAGTCTCTCGATAAGCTGAATAATGCGATTATATCCAAGGATAAGATTCGCGCAAACCTCGGTGCTCTCCAGAACAGACTGGAAAACACCATTACCAACCTCTCAATCCAGGCTGAAAACGTTCAAGCAGCGGAATCACGCATCTCGGACGTAGACGTTGCGACTGAAATGACTGAGTTCACTAGGAACCAGATCCTCACTCAGGCCGCAGTAGCCATGCTTTCCCAGGCAAACGGTATGCCCAGGATGGCAATGCAGCTCATCGGTGGCTAG